One window of Chamaesiphon minutus PCC 6605 genomic DNA carries:
- a CDS encoding polysaccharide deacetylase family protein, which yields MPESLDPSSNFLPKNTYGNIALDGNLTDWKPLDRLDALPILQVAGYRVYGKKTADSYVLAIDSTSEQIGANTTIWLNTDRNKATGYQVFGLTVGAEYSVNLDTDGTPYLYNGAAGQNPIARLDFARSQDGKTIEIAIPTALMMVDRAEIDAYIDVNDSVFLPGDYASNSLTISNTDLPVRTNPNRRIAIVYSQTSANNFFDQKAYSQLFAAAQSQAIAAGVPFDLLTESDLKDLSKLVNYDALVFPSFTNVNNDDLSAIESSLTQAVAKYGIGIIAAGEFMTNDETGAALAGDPYSRMKNLLGVQRTAGGGIVNAVITAKDVDNNILAPGYTAGEQLLNYDKGIAFAAYSPFGTPGTILAEQIVNGANYNAIVATIAGGQNVHFADGAIFSDSNIVAQAIGSIVDRDATRISLDLTRNNSLFLSRDDVDLSRFSAIAPTVTSQLADVLTNWKTKYGFVGTHFINIGNDPELGESTDWNVMKPIYQRWLALGNEIGTHSYTHPNDPSNLTPSQIEFEFNQSKNIIAQQLGIPVTGAATPGNPDSLALNKQLDNYFQYYTGVGTAYNNAFGFLDPTAQAVYFAPNISFDYNAIGYLNLTNTQTAALWNREYDRLKSSAHKPIIEFAWHEYGATGADPAYDPAIYDNFIAKAAADGTEFVTFDDAQNRLRTFQKSAIKIERIGDTITAKVMPDSNTAGVGKFSLDIRASKPIKNVGSYYAFDKDSVFLTKTGGNYTINLGTAADNVTHIVALPQRAELISVAGDGQNLDYTFNGEGKISLDLNLSANTNLMATGADSYNLIGNRLEMTFASSGTHSATVKVGSNLGTSGNDLLLGGNSSNPLVGVDPCSDTAGKGEIDTLVHSGSSNRFILGDRQQVYYNDANSTNDGLNDYATIVGFDASSDVIQLKGKATDYSLSTVPTGTAINNNLFGQPELIGIVENTSELSLTGGYFNYV from the coding sequence ATGCCAGAATCGCTCGATCCGAGTTCCAACTTTTTACCCAAAAATACCTATGGAAATATTGCCCTAGACGGCAATCTCACAGATTGGAAACCGCTCGATCGATTGGATGCTTTACCCATTTTGCAAGTAGCAGGTTATCGCGTCTATGGTAAAAAGACCGCCGATAGTTATGTATTGGCAATCGATTCCACTAGCGAACAGATCGGGGCGAATACTACGATTTGGTTGAATACCGATCGAAATAAAGCGACTGGCTACCAAGTTTTTGGCTTGACGGTTGGGGCGGAATATAGTGTCAATCTTGATACCGATGGTACGCCTTATTTATATAATGGTGCCGCAGGCCAAAATCCGATCGCCCGCTTAGATTTTGCCCGCTCTCAAGATGGGAAGACGATCGAAATTGCCATTCCGACAGCACTGATGATGGTCGACCGGGCGGAAATTGATGCCTATATCGATGTTAACGATAGCGTTTTTTTACCGGGCGATTATGCAAGTAATAGTTTGACGATTAGCAATACAGATTTGCCAGTACGAACGAATCCCAATCGCCGGATCGCAATCGTGTATTCGCAGACTTCTGCAAATAACTTTTTTGACCAAAAAGCTTACAGTCAGTTATTCGCTGCCGCTCAAAGTCAAGCGATCGCTGCTGGGGTACCATTCGATTTACTTACCGAAAGCGATCTCAAAGATTTGAGTAAGTTAGTAAATTACGATGCGCTAGTTTTCCCCTCATTTACTAATGTTAATAATGACGATCTGAGTGCGATCGAAAGTTCGCTGACTCAAGCAGTGGCTAAGTACGGGATCGGGATAATTGCCGCTGGTGAATTCATGACTAATGATGAAACTGGAGCCGCACTAGCTGGCGATCCTTACAGTCGGATGAAAAATTTACTGGGGGTACAACGCACTGCTGGCGGTGGTATTGTCAATGCAGTTATTACCGCCAAGGATGTTGATAATAATATCCTTGCGCCTGGATATACCGCTGGCGAGCAGCTCCTGAATTACGACAAAGGTATCGCTTTTGCTGCTTATAGTCCGTTCGGTACCCCAGGCACGATCCTCGCCGAGCAGATAGTTAATGGTGCCAATTATAATGCGATCGTCGCCACGATCGCAGGCGGTCAAAACGTTCATTTTGCAGATGGAGCGATCTTTTCCGATAGTAATATTGTCGCGCAAGCAATCGGCTCGATCGTCGATCGCGATGCAACGCGCATCAGTCTCGATCTAACTCGGAATAATAGTTTATTTCTCTCTCGTGACGATGTGGATCTGTCCAGGTTTTCGGCAATAGCACCAACAGTCACATCTCAACTCGCCGACGTACTGACAAATTGGAAAACTAAGTATGGATTTGTCGGAACTCACTTTATCAACATCGGTAACGATCCGGAACTCGGCGAATCGACTGATTGGAATGTGATGAAACCAATTTATCAACGCTGGTTGGCATTAGGAAATGAAATTGGGACTCATTCATATACCCATCCCAACGATCCCAGCAATCTAACTCCCAGCCAGATTGAATTTGAATTTAACCAATCTAAAAATATTATCGCCCAACAATTAGGTATCCCCGTCACTGGCGCGGCCACCCCAGGCAACCCCGATAGTCTAGCACTAAACAAACAACTCGACAATTATTTCCAATACTATACCGGGGTTGGCACCGCTTATAATAACGCATTTGGATTTCTCGATCCGACAGCTCAAGCTGTTTATTTCGCGCCGAATATTTCCTTCGATTATAATGCGATCGGCTATCTCAATTTAACTAATACTCAAACTGCCGCACTCTGGAATCGAGAATACGATCGGTTAAAAAGCTCCGCACACAAACCGATAATTGAGTTTGCTTGGCATGAATACGGCGCGACTGGAGCCGATCCTGCTTACGATCCAGCAATTTATGATAATTTTATCGCCAAAGCTGCCGCCGACGGTACCGAATTTGTGACCTTCGATGATGCTCAAAATCGGCTGCGGACATTTCAAAAATCCGCAATTAAGATCGAGCGGATTGGCGATACAATTACCGCAAAAGTTATGCCAGATAGTAATACTGCTGGCGTCGGTAAATTCTCCTTAGATATTCGAGCTAGCAAGCCAATTAAAAATGTTGGTAGTTATTATGCCTTCGACAAAGACTCAGTATTTCTAACCAAAACTGGTGGTAACTATACTATTAATCTCGGCACGGCTGCCGATAACGTCACCCACATTGTCGCACTCCCACAACGCGCCGAACTAATCTCAGTCGCAGGCGACGGTCAAAATCTCGATTACACTTTTAATGGCGAAGGTAAAATCTCGCTCGATCTCAATTTATCTGCCAATACTAACCTCATGGCGACAGGTGCCGATAGTTATAATCTCATCGGCAATCGCTTAGAGATGACATTCGCCAGCTCTGGCACTCACTCAGCGACAGTCAAAGTCGGATCTAATTTAGGTACGAGTGGTAACGATCTCTTGCTTGGCGGAAACAGTAGCAATCCGCTCGTCGGTGTCGATCCTTGCAGCGATACGGCGGGGAAAGGTGAAATCGACACACTCGTGCATTCAGGCAGTAGCAATCGCTTCATCTTAGGCGATCGCCAGCAAGTTTATTATAATGACGCCAACAGTACTAATGACGGTCTCAACGACTATGCCACGATCGTCGGTTTTGATGCTAGTAGTGATGTCATTCAACTTAAAGGTAAAGCTACCGACTATTCCCTTAGTACAGTACCTACTGGTACCGCTATTAACAATAATCTTTTCGGTCAACCAGAATTAATTGGCATTGTCGAAAATACATCAGAATTGAGTCTGACTGGAGGCTATTTTAATTACGTCTAG
- a CDS encoding CobW family GTP-binding protein, with protein sequence MNTLENLPTSTVPVTVLTGYLGAGKTTLLNHILTYEHGKKVAVIVNEFGEVGIDNQLVVSTDEEIFEMNNGCICCTVRGDLVRIIGNLMRRRDKFDHLVIETTGLADPAPVIQTFFVDEDVQLETRLDAVVTVVDAKHIHLHWDADEAQEQIAFADRILINKTDLVTPAELDELERKIRNMNAIAKIYRTQNAIVDMDTILGVGGFDLNNALTIDPDFLGEEAHQHDESVGSIALVAPGAMNIQKIEAWLGELLPTQGQNIFRMKGILNIQGQDRRFVLQGVHMLMDAQPDRAWRADEERKNELVFIGRDLDEAKLRKDFNKCLVASGKGFG encoded by the coding sequence ATGAATACTCTGGAAAACCTACCGACATCGACCGTACCAGTTACCGTTTTGACGGGATATTTAGGCGCGGGAAAAACTACATTGCTGAACCATATTTTGACATACGAGCATGGTAAGAAAGTAGCTGTAATTGTTAATGAATTTGGTGAAGTAGGCATTGACAATCAACTGGTTGTCAGTACCGACGAAGAAATTTTTGAGATGAATAATGGCTGTATTTGTTGTACGGTACGGGGCGATTTGGTCAGAATTATTGGGAACTTGATGCGCCGTCGTGATAAGTTCGACCATTTAGTCATTGAAACAACTGGGTTGGCCGATCCTGCACCAGTAATCCAAACCTTTTTTGTCGATGAAGACGTGCAACTAGAAACGCGCCTAGATGCTGTAGTAACCGTGGTAGATGCCAAACATATCCACCTGCATTGGGATGCAGATGAAGCTCAAGAACAGATTGCTTTTGCCGATCGAATTTTAATCAATAAAACCGATCTAGTTACGCCAGCAGAATTAGACGAGCTAGAGAGAAAAATTCGGAACATGAATGCGATCGCCAAAATTTATCGCACTCAAAATGCCATCGTCGATATGGATACGATTTTGGGAGTTGGCGGTTTCGATCTCAACAATGCGTTAACGATCGATCCAGATTTCTTGGGCGAAGAAGCGCACCAGCACGATGAATCGGTAGGATCGATCGCACTAGTAGCACCAGGCGCGATGAATATTCAAAAAATTGAAGCTTGGCTCGGAGAATTACTGCCAACCCAGGGTCAGAATATCTTTCGGATGAAAGGGATTTTAAATATCCAGGGACAAGATCGGCGGTTTGTATTGCAAGGCGTACATATGTTGATGGACGCGCAACCAGATCGGGCATGGCGGGCGGATGAGGAGCGCAAGAATGAATTAGTATTCATCGGACGCGATCTCGATGAAGCCAAGTTGCGTAAAGATTTCAATAAATGTTTAGTTGCTTCAGGGAAGGGATTTGGTTAG
- a CDS encoding WD40 repeat domain-containing protein, giving the protein MAKSKSSQRKLKLVWQAQLAEYITSIACASDGTVVASSAAGEVAYWENQQLTMLLAANGASVDSLSFDASSRYLAAGGQMGDVRVWDCGHGSPKLLLSLAHKSIWVDAIAWHPSEPYLAFAAGRFVQIWNIANRELITTLDFDLSTVFDLAWHPAGTHLAVAGNLGARIWHSRDWDEEPEYLPANNAIKHLNWSLGGDFLAGATLDRCLVIASSDDFSSTWTMRGFPTRIQQLAWIDKSRSTVAAISAEMLVLCSYADGTWQATPLEFHRDFITTMSIHPTYPLIATASVDGEIAIWEPDLGAIGSFNDNNVEFTQINWHSNDRMLITGSNRGEVKIWR; this is encoded by the coding sequence ATGGCAAAGTCAAAATCCAGTCAACGCAAACTGAAACTAGTATGGCAAGCACAACTTGCCGAATATATTACCTCGATCGCCTGTGCTAGTGACGGTACTGTGGTTGCTAGCAGCGCGGCGGGGGAAGTTGCCTACTGGGAAAACCAGCAACTCACCATGCTGTTAGCTGCCAATGGAGCGAGTGTAGATAGCCTGTCTTTCGACGCGAGCAGTCGATATTTGGCAGCAGGCGGACAGATGGGCGATGTGCGGGTGTGGGATTGTGGCCATGGTAGTCCCAAACTATTGCTGTCACTAGCTCACAAATCGATTTGGGTAGATGCGATTGCTTGGCATCCAAGCGAACCTTATTTAGCATTTGCGGCTGGTAGATTCGTTCAAATCTGGAACATAGCCAATCGAGAATTAATTACAACTTTAGATTTCGATCTTTCCACTGTCTTCGATCTTGCTTGGCATCCCGCCGGGACTCATTTGGCTGTAGCTGGCAACTTAGGAGCGCGAATTTGGCACAGTCGCGATTGGGATGAAGAACCAGAATACTTGCCCGCAAACAATGCGATTAAGCATCTAAACTGGTCGCTTGGGGGCGACTTTCTGGCTGGGGCGACACTGGATCGTTGTTTGGTAATTGCTTCGAGCGATGACTTCTCATCTACTTGGACGATGAGAGGTTTTCCCACTCGGATTCAACAATTAGCTTGGATCGATAAATCTCGATCGACAGTAGCGGCAATTAGTGCCGAGATGTTGGTCTTGTGCTCGTATGCAGATGGCACTTGGCAAGCTACGCCCCTAGAGTTTCATCGAGACTTTATTACCACAATGTCCATTCATCCCACATATCCCTTAATTGCAACTGCAAGTGTAGATGGAGAGATTGCAATTTGGGAACCAGACTTGGGCGCGATTGGCTCTTTTAACGATAACAACGTGGAGTTTACTCAAATTAATTGGCATTCAAACGATCGGATGTTGATAACAGGTAGTAATCGAGGAGAAGTTAAGATTTGGAGATAA
- the uvrA gene encoding excinuclease ABC subunit UvrA → MSSTDRDTIRIRGAKQHNLKNISLELPRDRLIVFTGVSGSGKSSLAFDTIFAEGQRRYVESLSAYARQFLGQLDKPDVDAIEGLSPAISIDQKSTSNNPRSTVGTVTEIYDYFRLLYGRAGTPHCPQCDRSIAPQTIDEMSDRIRALPERTKFQILAPIVRGKKGTHQKVISSLASEGFVRVRVNGEIRELADRIVLDKNQHHTIEIVVDRLVNKEGIESRLSDSLTTCLRHGEGIAVISIITDEGAETNPDLPTELVFSEKFACPEHGAVMEELSPRLFSFNSPYGACPACHGIGSSRTFDPDLIIPDPSAAIYHAIAPWSDKDNSYYLSLLYSLGQAAGFALDTPWQKLTPEQRSLILEGRDEPIWMEDIGENRRFRGVIKILDRQYNDASELQKQKLEQYLTDRPCEACGGKRLKAEAQSVKLGQYGILDFTSAAIDECLDRLDRLVLTEKQLKIGELVLKEITARLQFLLNVGLDYLTLDRAAMTLSGGEAQRIRLATQIGSGLTGVLYVLDEPSIGLHQRDNGRLLNTLTKLRDLGNTLIVVEHDEDTIRAADHLVDIGPGAGVHGGSIVVEGDLKALLESEDSITGAYLSGRIGIETPAQRREGNGRSLILKNANRNNLKHLDVDFPLGKLVSITGVSGSGKSTLVNELLHPALQHHLTKRVPFPKDVDELQGISAIDKVIIIDQSPIGRTPRSNPVTYTGVFDTIREVFTQTIEAKTRGYKAGQFSFNVKGGRCEACSGQGVNIIEMNFLPDVYVQCDVCKGERYNRETLQVKYKGKSIADVLNMTVEEGLGFFENIPRAATRLQTLVDVGLGYVKLGQTAPTLSGGEAQRVKLATELSKRATGKTLYLIDEPTTGLSFYDVHKLLDVLQRLVDKGNSIIVIEHNLDVIRCSDWTIDLGPEGGNKGGELVAVGTPEQVAKNPKSHTGKYLKQVLKQHSATVKA, encoded by the coding sequence ATGTCTTCAACCGACCGAGACACTATTCGCATCCGTGGTGCCAAACAACACAACCTCAAGAATATTAGTTTAGAGCTACCGCGCGATCGCTTAATCGTGTTTACAGGTGTCTCTGGTTCGGGTAAATCGTCCTTAGCATTCGATACCATCTTTGCCGAGGGACAGCGGCGATATGTAGAGTCGCTGAGTGCTTATGCGCGGCAATTTTTGGGACAATTGGATAAACCGGATGTCGATGCGATCGAGGGTTTGAGTCCGGCAATCTCGATCGATCAAAAGTCTACTTCTAATAATCCTCGATCGACTGTCGGCACGGTCACCGAAATTTACGATTATTTTCGGTTATTATACGGTCGCGCGGGTACGCCCCATTGTCCGCAGTGCGATCGATCGATTGCCCCGCAAACCATTGATGAAATGAGCGACAGAATTCGCGCGCTCCCCGAACGAACTAAGTTCCAGATCTTAGCTCCGATCGTCCGAGGTAAGAAAGGGACGCATCAGAAAGTAATATCTAGTCTGGCATCTGAAGGCTTCGTGCGGGTGCGGGTAAATGGCGAGATTCGCGAATTAGCCGATCGCATTGTCTTAGATAAAAATCAACATCATACAATCGAAATTGTGGTCGATCGATTGGTGAATAAAGAAGGTATCGAATCGCGACTGTCGGATTCTTTAACTACTTGTTTGCGGCATGGGGAAGGGATTGCCGTTATTTCAATTATTACCGACGAAGGTGCAGAAACAAATCCAGATTTACCGACAGAATTAGTCTTTTCTGAGAAATTTGCGTGCCCCGAACATGGCGCGGTAATGGAAGAATTATCGCCGCGATTGTTCTCATTTAACTCTCCATACGGGGCTTGTCCGGCTTGTCACGGCATCGGTAGCTCGCGCACCTTCGATCCAGACCTAATTATTCCCGATCCGTCAGCGGCTATTTATCACGCGATCGCGCCTTGGTCCGACAAGGATAATTCTTATTATTTATCTCTATTATATAGTTTGGGTCAAGCCGCCGGATTTGCCCTCGATACTCCCTGGCAAAAACTCACTCCCGAACAACGATCGTTAATTTTAGAGGGTCGGGACGAGCCGATTTGGATGGAAGATATCGGCGAAAATCGTCGCTTTCGGGGAGTGATTAAAATTCTCGATAGGCAATACAATGATGCCTCAGAATTGCAAAAGCAAAAGCTCGAACAATACCTCACAGATCGACCGTGCGAAGCATGTGGAGGCAAAAGATTAAAAGCCGAAGCTCAATCGGTAAAATTAGGTCAATATGGTATCCTCGATTTTACTAGTGCCGCGATCGATGAATGTTTGGACAGACTCGATCGGCTAGTATTGACCGAAAAACAACTCAAAATCGGCGAATTAGTCCTCAAAGAAATTACCGCCAGACTGCAATTTTTGCTTAACGTTGGCTTAGATTATCTCACACTCGATCGCGCCGCGATGACCCTCTCTGGTGGCGAAGCGCAGCGAATTCGCCTCGCAACTCAAATCGGCTCCGGTTTGACAGGCGTCTTATACGTTCTCGACGAACCGAGTATCGGTTTGCACCAACGCGATAACGGACGACTCTTAAACACCCTGACTAAATTGCGCGACTTAGGTAATACCCTCATCGTCGTCGAACACGACGAAGATACCATTCGCGCCGCCGATCATTTGGTCGATATCGGTCCTGGTGCGGGCGTACATGGTGGTAGTATCGTCGTTGAGGGAGATTTGAAGGCACTGCTCGAATCCGAAGACTCGATCACAGGAGCCTATTTATCTGGACGCATAGGCATCGAGACTCCAGCACAACGACGGGAAGGCAACGGACGCAGTTTAATTCTCAAAAATGCCAACCGGAACAACCTCAAACATCTCGATGTCGATTTTCCGCTCGGTAAACTCGTCTCAATTACAGGCGTATCCGGCTCGGGCAAATCTACCCTCGTCAACGAACTCCTCCACCCCGCACTACAGCACCATCTCACCAAACGGGTACCCTTTCCCAAAGATGTCGATGAGTTGCAAGGTATTAGCGCGATCGATAAGGTTATTATCATCGATCAATCCCCGATCGGACGCACTCCGCGATCGAATCCCGTCACCTATACAGGCGTATTCGACACCATCCGCGAAGTCTTCACCCAAACCATCGAAGCCAAAACGCGCGGTTATAAAGCGGGACAGTTTTCCTTCAACGTCAAAGGCGGACGCTGTGAAGCCTGTAGCGGACAAGGGGTAAACATCATCGAAATGAATTTCCTCCCCGATGTCTACGTGCAATGCGACGTCTGCAAAGGCGAACGCTACAACCGCGAAACCCTCCAAGTTAAATATAAAGGTAAATCGATCGCCGATGTCCTGAATATGACCGTCGAAGAAGGCTTAGGCTTCTTTGAGAATATCCCCCGCGCCGCTACCCGCCTCCAAACCCTCGTCGATGTCGGCTTAGGCTACGTCAAACTCGGACAAACCGCCCCCACCCTCTCTGGCGGCGAAGCCCAACGCGTCAAACTCGCCACCGAACTTTCCAAACGCGCCACGGGTAAAACCTTATATTTAATCGACGAACCCACCACCGGACTCTCATTCTACGACGTCCACAAGCTCCTAGACGTGCTGCAAAGACTAGTAGACAAGGGTAATTCCATTATTGTCATCGAACACAACCTCGACGTGATTCGCTGCTCCGACTGGACGATCGATCTGGGGCCAGAAGGTGGTAATAAAGGAGGAGAATTAGTCGCAGTGGGAACACCGGAACAGGTGGCGAAAAATCCTAAGTCGCATACTGGGAAATATCTCAAGCAAGTGTTAAAACAACATTCAGCAACGGTGAAAGCTTAG